In Mytilus trossulus isolate FHL-02 chromosome 6, PNRI_Mtr1.1.1.hap1, whole genome shotgun sequence, a single window of DNA contains:
- the LOC134722107 gene encoding MORN repeat-containing protein 1-like isoform X23 produces the protein MTSVLALYRDHDALINMSSNQQPTLIIRRLSVDEYVLPKIHTKKIKRVNSERKPFSINPFPKLGTGHGVYVFENQYFKYEGEWVKGKKHGFGKLLLKDGTYYEGQFNQGEITGTGFKFFSETKCKYKGQFLKGEMHGRGIMEFPDSSEYEGNFVHNRKNGYGVMRTPLTQYDGGYQGNMRHGEGRMVYAPMRYDKTSNGDRYEGYWVADKRHGPGVLHCADGSIFDGNFDNDEFHGHGLYRHISGVIYDGMWLKGFPAKMASKLHIVVENTPMVIRQGTPFTITVQCLNDENEVVGDEGREIQITAGFKYYQPSKGSALFDMIEDVEDKPIDTPFGYQVVHYPLTNQEQENDGPSEEDEEQELSQSQTQLDLKEDEDENQNNKEEETKEGEDGEKLTENEKQDEEKDDGVDNSGGGVEEADEIPNNTTTETESVPLPPPVPNCRSEEGVCVWSDVYLAPAPPMYRPFVAMEEAENDKKSSSRGKPAINKDDRRSSIGNIDRRGSVNKGVVRHNTCSSISPVDKMRRQKEKALEEKYAKTGEYVLMVHDVTNPPFLGRTIEPAFLLLKLKRPEAKKRTKKEGKKWDTSQHIRRSMVATEGSED, from the exons ATGACATCAGTTCTAGCACTTTACCGTGATCATGATGCACTTATAAATATGTCATCTAATCAACAACCTACGCTTATAATACGCAGACTTAGTGTGGACGAATATGTCTTACCTAAAATTCATACCAAGAAAATTAAGAGAGTAAATTCTGAGAGGAAACCATTTAGTATTAATCCATTTCCCAAACTTGGGACAG gacATGGTGTATATGTGTTTGAAaaccaatattttaaatatgaaggAGAATGGGTGAAAGGAAAGAAGCAtg gatttgGTAAATTACTGTTAAAAGATGGAACCTATTATGAAGGACAATTTAACCAAGGGGAGATTACTGGCACaggatttaagtttttttcagaaacaaaatgtaaatacaaaggacaatttttaaaaggtgaaATGCATGGACGAGGAATCATGGAATTCCCTGACAGCTCAGAATATGAAGGAAATTTTGTGCACAATAGAAAAAATG GATATGGTGTAATGAGGACCCCATTAACTCAGTATGATGGAGGTTATCAGGGAAATATGAGGCACGGGGAAGGAAGAATGGTATATGC GCCAATGAGATATGATAAAACCag TAATGGTGACAGATACGAGGGATACTGGGTTGCAGACAAGAGACATGGACCCGGAGTATTACACTGTGCTGATGGATCTATATTTGAT GGAAACTTTGACAATGATGAATTCCATGGTCATGGTTTATACAGACATATATCAGGTGTTATATACGATGGGATGTGGCTGAAGGGTTTCCCTGCTAAGATGGCTAGTAAACTTCACATTGTCGTAGAGAATACACCCATGGTTATACGACAGGGAACACCTTTTACAATTACTGTACAATGTCTGAATGATGAGAATGAAGTGGTCGGAG atgaagGGAGAGAGATCCAGATTACAGCAGGATTTAAATATTACCAGCCATCTAAAGGTTCTGCTCTCTTTGATATGATAGAGGATGTAGAAGACAAACCAATAGATACACCATT TGGTTATCAAGTAGTACATTACCCACTGACCAATCAGGAGCAGGAAAACGATGGACCATCAGAAGAGGATGAAGAGCAGGAACTGTCACAATCTCAAACACAACTAGATCTGAAAG AAGATGAAGATGAAAATCAGAACAATAAAGAAGAAGAGACAAAAGAAGGAGAAGATGGAGAAAAATTGACAGAGAATGAGAAACAGGATGAAGAGAAGGATGATGGCGTAGATAACAGTGGTGGAGGGGTAGAAGAGGCAGATGAAATTCCTAATAACACAACAACGG AAACAGAATCCGTTCCACTTCCACCTCCAGTACCTAATTGTCGATCAGAGGAGGGTGTCTGTGTGTGGAGTGATGTGTATCTAGCACCAGCGCCACCTATGTACAGACCATTTGTTGCTATGGAAGAAGCAGAGAATGATAAGAAATCTTCATCAAGAGGGAAACCAGCTATCAACAAAG atgaTAGAAGATCATCCATTG GTAACATAGACAGAAGAGGATCGGTTAATAAGG GTGTTGTCAGACATAACACATGTAGCAGTATCAGTCCTG TGGATAAAATGAGAAGACAGAAAGAAAAAGCTTTAGAAGAGAAATATGCAAAGACAG GAGAGTATGTGTTGATGGTTCATGATGTTACAAATCCACCATTCCTTGGTAGAACCATAGAGCCTGCTTTCTTGCTGCTTAAATTGAAACGTCCAGAAGCCAAGAAACGAACAAAGAAGGAAGGAAAGAA ATGGGACACATCACAGCACATCAGACGTTCTATGGTAGCCACAGAAGGGTCAGAGGATTGA
- the LOC134722107 gene encoding MORN repeat-containing protein 1-like isoform X8 — MTSVLALYRDHDALINMSSNQQPTLIIRRLSVDEYVLPKIHTKKIKRVNSERKPFSINPFPKLGTGHGVYVFENQYFKYEGEWVKGKKHGFGKLLLKDGTYYEGQFNQGEITGTGFKFFSETKCKYKGQFLKGEMHGRGIMEFPDSSEYEGNFVHNRKNGYGVMRTPLTQYDGGYQGNMRHGEGRMVYAPMRYDKTSNGDRYEGYWVADKRHGPGVLHCADGSIFDGNFDNDEFHGHGLYRHISGVIYDGMWLKGFPAKMASKLHIVVENTPMVIRQGTPFTITVQCLNDENEVVGDEGREIQITAGFKYYQPSKGSALFDMIEDVEDKPIDTPFGYQVVHYPLTNQEQENDGPSEEDEEQELSQSQTQLDLKEDEDENQNNKEEETKEGEDGEKLTENEKQDEEKDDGVDNSGGGVEEADEIPNNTTTETESVPLPPPVPNCRSEEGVCVWSDVYLAPAPPMYRPFVAMEEAENDKKSSSRGKPAINKDDRRSSIVPEQRRQTIHDPGNIDRRGSVNKDSSPRRYSTGVVRHNTCSSISPVDKMRRQKEKALEEKYAKTGEYVLMVHDVTNPPFLGRTIEPAFLLLKLKRPEAKKRTKKEGKKWDTSQHIRRSMVATEGSED, encoded by the exons ATGACATCAGTTCTAGCACTTTACCGTGATCATGATGCACTTATAAATATGTCATCTAATCAACAACCTACGCTTATAATACGCAGACTTAGTGTGGACGAATATGTCTTACCTAAAATTCATACCAAGAAAATTAAGAGAGTAAATTCTGAGAGGAAACCATTTAGTATTAATCCATTTCCCAAACTTGGGACAG gacATGGTGTATATGTGTTTGAAaaccaatattttaaatatgaaggAGAATGGGTGAAAGGAAAGAAGCAtg gatttgGTAAATTACTGTTAAAAGATGGAACCTATTATGAAGGACAATTTAACCAAGGGGAGATTACTGGCACaggatttaagtttttttcagaaacaaaatgtaaatacaaaggacaatttttaaaaggtgaaATGCATGGACGAGGAATCATGGAATTCCCTGACAGCTCAGAATATGAAGGAAATTTTGTGCACAATAGAAAAAATG GATATGGTGTAATGAGGACCCCATTAACTCAGTATGATGGAGGTTATCAGGGAAATATGAGGCACGGGGAAGGAAGAATGGTATATGC GCCAATGAGATATGATAAAACCag TAATGGTGACAGATACGAGGGATACTGGGTTGCAGACAAGAGACATGGACCCGGAGTATTACACTGTGCTGATGGATCTATATTTGAT GGAAACTTTGACAATGATGAATTCCATGGTCATGGTTTATACAGACATATATCAGGTGTTATATACGATGGGATGTGGCTGAAGGGTTTCCCTGCTAAGATGGCTAGTAAACTTCACATTGTCGTAGAGAATACACCCATGGTTATACGACAGGGAACACCTTTTACAATTACTGTACAATGTCTGAATGATGAGAATGAAGTGGTCGGAG atgaagGGAGAGAGATCCAGATTACAGCAGGATTTAAATATTACCAGCCATCTAAAGGTTCTGCTCTCTTTGATATGATAGAGGATGTAGAAGACAAACCAATAGATACACCATT TGGTTATCAAGTAGTACATTACCCACTGACCAATCAGGAGCAGGAAAACGATGGACCATCAGAAGAGGATGAAGAGCAGGAACTGTCACAATCTCAAACACAACTAGATCTGAAAG AAGATGAAGATGAAAATCAGAACAATAAAGAAGAAGAGACAAAAGAAGGAGAAGATGGAGAAAAATTGACAGAGAATGAGAAACAGGATGAAGAGAAGGATGATGGCGTAGATAACAGTGGTGGAGGGGTAGAAGAGGCAGATGAAATTCCTAATAACACAACAACGG AAACAGAATCCGTTCCACTTCCACCTCCAGTACCTAATTGTCGATCAGAGGAGGGTGTCTGTGTGTGGAGTGATGTGTATCTAGCACCAGCGCCACCTATGTACAGACCATTTGTTGCTATGGAAGAAGCAGAGAATGATAAGAAATCTTCATCAAGAGGGAAACCAGCTATCAACAAAG atgaTAGAAGATCATCCATTG TTCCAGAGCAGAGGAGGCAGACAATTCATGATCCTG GTAACATAGACAGAAGAGGATCGGTTAATAAGG ATTCTTCACCAAGACGATATTCCACGG GTGTTGTCAGACATAACACATGTAGCAGTATCAGTCCTG TGGATAAAATGAGAAGACAGAAAGAAAAAGCTTTAGAAGAGAAATATGCAAAGACAG GAGAGTATGTGTTGATGGTTCATGATGTTACAAATCCACCATTCCTTGGTAGAACCATAGAGCCTGCTTTCTTGCTGCTTAAATTGAAACGTCCAGAAGCCAAGAAACGAACAAAGAAGGAAGGAAAGAA ATGGGACACATCACAGCACATCAGACGTTCTATGGTAGCCACAGAAGGGTCAGAGGATTGA
- the LOC134722107 gene encoding MORN repeat-containing protein 1-like isoform X31: MTSVLALYRDHDALINMSSNQQPTLIIRRLSVDEYVLPKIHTKKIKRVNSERKPFSINPFPKLGTGHGVYVFENQYFKYEGEWVKGKKHGFGKLLLKDGTYYEGQFNQGEITGTGFKFFSETKCKYKGQFLKGEMHGRGIMEFPDSSEYEGNFVHNRKNGYGVMRTPLTQYDGGYQGNMRHGEGRMVYAPMRYDKTSNGDRYEGYWVADKRHGPGVLHCADGSIFDGNFDNDEFHGHGLYRHISGVIYDGMWLKGFPAKMASKLHIVVENTPMVIRQGTPFTITVQCLNDENEVVGDEGREIQITAGFKYYQPSKGSALFDMIEDVEDKPIDTPFGYQVVHYPLTNQEQENDGPSEEDEEQELSQSQTQLDLKEDEDENQNNKEEETKEGEDGEKLTENEKQDEEKDDGVDNSGGGVEEADEIPNNTTTETESVPLPPPVPNCRSEEGVCVWSDVYLAPAPPMYRPFVAMEEAENDKKSSSRGKPAINKVDKMRRQKEKALEEKYAKTGEYVLMVHDVTNPPFLGRTIEPAFLLLKLKRPEAKKRTKKEGKKWDTSQHIRRSMVATEGSED, encoded by the exons ATGACATCAGTTCTAGCACTTTACCGTGATCATGATGCACTTATAAATATGTCATCTAATCAACAACCTACGCTTATAATACGCAGACTTAGTGTGGACGAATATGTCTTACCTAAAATTCATACCAAGAAAATTAAGAGAGTAAATTCTGAGAGGAAACCATTTAGTATTAATCCATTTCCCAAACTTGGGACAG gacATGGTGTATATGTGTTTGAAaaccaatattttaaatatgaaggAGAATGGGTGAAAGGAAAGAAGCAtg gatttgGTAAATTACTGTTAAAAGATGGAACCTATTATGAAGGACAATTTAACCAAGGGGAGATTACTGGCACaggatttaagtttttttcagaaacaaaatgtaaatacaaaggacaatttttaaaaggtgaaATGCATGGACGAGGAATCATGGAATTCCCTGACAGCTCAGAATATGAAGGAAATTTTGTGCACAATAGAAAAAATG GATATGGTGTAATGAGGACCCCATTAACTCAGTATGATGGAGGTTATCAGGGAAATATGAGGCACGGGGAAGGAAGAATGGTATATGC GCCAATGAGATATGATAAAACCag TAATGGTGACAGATACGAGGGATACTGGGTTGCAGACAAGAGACATGGACCCGGAGTATTACACTGTGCTGATGGATCTATATTTGAT GGAAACTTTGACAATGATGAATTCCATGGTCATGGTTTATACAGACATATATCAGGTGTTATATACGATGGGATGTGGCTGAAGGGTTTCCCTGCTAAGATGGCTAGTAAACTTCACATTGTCGTAGAGAATACACCCATGGTTATACGACAGGGAACACCTTTTACAATTACTGTACAATGTCTGAATGATGAGAATGAAGTGGTCGGAG atgaagGGAGAGAGATCCAGATTACAGCAGGATTTAAATATTACCAGCCATCTAAAGGTTCTGCTCTCTTTGATATGATAGAGGATGTAGAAGACAAACCAATAGATACACCATT TGGTTATCAAGTAGTACATTACCCACTGACCAATCAGGAGCAGGAAAACGATGGACCATCAGAAGAGGATGAAGAGCAGGAACTGTCACAATCTCAAACACAACTAGATCTGAAAG AAGATGAAGATGAAAATCAGAACAATAAAGAAGAAGAGACAAAAGAAGGAGAAGATGGAGAAAAATTGACAGAGAATGAGAAACAGGATGAAGAGAAGGATGATGGCGTAGATAACAGTGGTGGAGGGGTAGAAGAGGCAGATGAAATTCCTAATAACACAACAACGG AAACAGAATCCGTTCCACTTCCACCTCCAGTACCTAATTGTCGATCAGAGGAGGGTGTCTGTGTGTGGAGTGATGTGTATCTAGCACCAGCGCCACCTATGTACAGACCATTTGTTGCTATGGAAGAAGCAGAGAATGATAAGAAATCTTCATCAAGAGGGAAACCAGCTATCAACAAAG TGGATAAAATGAGAAGACAGAAAGAAAAAGCTTTAGAAGAGAAATATGCAAAGACAG GAGAGTATGTGTTGATGGTTCATGATGTTACAAATCCACCATTCCTTGGTAGAACCATAGAGCCTGCTTTCTTGCTGCTTAAATTGAAACGTCCAGAAGCCAAGAAACGAACAAAGAAGGAAGGAAAGAA ATGGGACACATCACAGCACATCAGACGTTCTATGGTAGCCACAGAAGGGTCAGAGGATTGA
- the LOC134722107 gene encoding MORN repeat-containing protein 1-like isoform X3 — protein sequence MTSVLALYRDHDALINMSSNQQPTLIIRRLSVDEYVLPKIHTKKIKRVNSERKPFSINPFPKLGTGHGVYVFENQYFKYEGEWVKGKKHGFGKLLLKDGTYYEGQFNQGEITGTGFKFFSETKCKYKGQFLKGEMHGRGIMEFPDSSEYEGNFVHNRKNGYGVMRTPLTQYDGGYQGNMRHGEGRMVYANGDRYEGYWVADKRHGPGVLHCADGSIFDGNFDNDEFHGHGLYRHISGVIYDGMWLKGFPAKMASKLHIVVENTPMVIRQGTPFTITVQCLNDENEVVGDEGREIQITAGFKYYQPSKGSALFDMIEDVEDKPIDTPFGYQVVHYPLTNQEQENDGPSEEDEEQELSQSQTQLDLKEDEDENQNNKEEETKEGEDGEKLTENEKQDEEKDDGVDNSGGGVEEADEIPNNTTTETESVPLPPPVPNCRSEEGVCVWSDVYLAPAPPMYRPFVAMEEAENDKKSSSRGKPAINKDDRRSSIVPEQRRQTIHDPGNIDRRGSVNKDSSPRRYSTGVVRHNTCSSISPGLQRVVTVAKLPSILDKMRRQKEKALEEKYAKTGEYVLMVHDVTNPPFLGRTIEPAFLLLKLKRPEAKKRTKKEGKKWDTSQHIRRSMVATEGSED from the exons ATGACATCAGTTCTAGCACTTTACCGTGATCATGATGCACTTATAAATATGTCATCTAATCAACAACCTACGCTTATAATACGCAGACTTAGTGTGGACGAATATGTCTTACCTAAAATTCATACCAAGAAAATTAAGAGAGTAAATTCTGAGAGGAAACCATTTAGTATTAATCCATTTCCCAAACTTGGGACAG gacATGGTGTATATGTGTTTGAAaaccaatattttaaatatgaaggAGAATGGGTGAAAGGAAAGAAGCAtg gatttgGTAAATTACTGTTAAAAGATGGAACCTATTATGAAGGACAATTTAACCAAGGGGAGATTACTGGCACaggatttaagtttttttcagaaacaaaatgtaaatacaaaggacaatttttaaaaggtgaaATGCATGGACGAGGAATCATGGAATTCCCTGACAGCTCAGAATATGAAGGAAATTTTGTGCACAATAGAAAAAATG GATATGGTGTAATGAGGACCCCATTAACTCAGTATGATGGAGGTTATCAGGGAAATATGAGGCACGGGGAAGGAAGAATGGTATATGC TAATGGTGACAGATACGAGGGATACTGGGTTGCAGACAAGAGACATGGACCCGGAGTATTACACTGTGCTGATGGATCTATATTTGAT GGAAACTTTGACAATGATGAATTCCATGGTCATGGTTTATACAGACATATATCAGGTGTTATATACGATGGGATGTGGCTGAAGGGTTTCCCTGCTAAGATGGCTAGTAAACTTCACATTGTCGTAGAGAATACACCCATGGTTATACGACAGGGAACACCTTTTACAATTACTGTACAATGTCTGAATGATGAGAATGAAGTGGTCGGAG atgaagGGAGAGAGATCCAGATTACAGCAGGATTTAAATATTACCAGCCATCTAAAGGTTCTGCTCTCTTTGATATGATAGAGGATGTAGAAGACAAACCAATAGATACACCATT TGGTTATCAAGTAGTACATTACCCACTGACCAATCAGGAGCAGGAAAACGATGGACCATCAGAAGAGGATGAAGAGCAGGAACTGTCACAATCTCAAACACAACTAGATCTGAAAG AAGATGAAGATGAAAATCAGAACAATAAAGAAGAAGAGACAAAAGAAGGAGAAGATGGAGAAAAATTGACAGAGAATGAGAAACAGGATGAAGAGAAGGATGATGGCGTAGATAACAGTGGTGGAGGGGTAGAAGAGGCAGATGAAATTCCTAATAACACAACAACGG AAACAGAATCCGTTCCACTTCCACCTCCAGTACCTAATTGTCGATCAGAGGAGGGTGTCTGTGTGTGGAGTGATGTGTATCTAGCACCAGCGCCACCTATGTACAGACCATTTGTTGCTATGGAAGAAGCAGAGAATGATAAGAAATCTTCATCAAGAGGGAAACCAGCTATCAACAAAG atgaTAGAAGATCATCCATTG TTCCAGAGCAGAGGAGGCAGACAATTCATGATCCTG GTAACATAGACAGAAGAGGATCGGTTAATAAGG ATTCTTCACCAAGACGATATTCCACGG GTGTTGTCAGACATAACACATGTAGCAGTATCAGTCCTG GATTGCAAAGAGTTGTTACAGTAGCAAAGCTTCCTTCAATTT TGGATAAAATGAGAAGACAGAAAGAAAAAGCTTTAGAAGAGAAATATGCAAAGACAG GAGAGTATGTGTTGATGGTTCATGATGTTACAAATCCACCATTCCTTGGTAGAACCATAGAGCCTGCTTTCTTGCTGCTTAAATTGAAACGTCCAGAAGCCAAGAAACGAACAAAGAAGGAAGGAAAGAA ATGGGACACATCACAGCACATCAGACGTTCTATGGTAGCCACAGAAGGGTCAGAGGATTGA
- the LOC134722107 gene encoding MORN repeat-containing protein 1-like isoform X1 yields MTSVLALYRDHDALINMSSNQQPTLIIRRLSVDEYVLPKIHTKKIKRVNSERKPFSINPFPKLGTGHGVYVFENQYFKYEGEWVKGKKHGFGKLLLKDGTYYEGQFNQGEITGTGFKFFSETKCKYKGQFLKGEMHGRGIMEFPDSSEYEGNFVHNRKNGYGVMRTPLTQYDGGYQGNMRHGEGRMVYAPMRYDKTSNGDRYEGYWVADKRHGPGVLHCADGSIFDGNFDNDEFHGHGLYRHISGVIYDGMWLKGFPAKMASKLHIVVENTPMVIRQGTPFTITVQCLNDENEVVGDEGREIQITAGFKYYQPSKGSALFDMIEDVEDKPIDTPFGYQVVHYPLTNQEQENDGPSEEDEEQELSQSQTQLDLKEDEDENQNNKEEETKEGEDGEKLTENEKQDEEKDDGVDNSGGGVEEADEIPNNTTTETESVPLPPPVPNCRSEEGVCVWSDVYLAPAPPMYRPFVAMEEAENDKKSSSRGKPAINKDDRRSSIVPEQRRQTIHDPGNIDRRGSVNKDSSPRRYSTGVVRHNTCSSISPGLQRVVTVAKLPSILDKMRRQKEKALEEKYAKTGEYVLMVHDVTNPPFLGRTIEPAFLLLKLKRPEAKKRTKKEGKKWDTSQHIRRSMVATEGSED; encoded by the exons ATGACATCAGTTCTAGCACTTTACCGTGATCATGATGCACTTATAAATATGTCATCTAATCAACAACCTACGCTTATAATACGCAGACTTAGTGTGGACGAATATGTCTTACCTAAAATTCATACCAAGAAAATTAAGAGAGTAAATTCTGAGAGGAAACCATTTAGTATTAATCCATTTCCCAAACTTGGGACAG gacATGGTGTATATGTGTTTGAAaaccaatattttaaatatgaaggAGAATGGGTGAAAGGAAAGAAGCAtg gatttgGTAAATTACTGTTAAAAGATGGAACCTATTATGAAGGACAATTTAACCAAGGGGAGATTACTGGCACaggatttaagtttttttcagaaacaaaatgtaaatacaaaggacaatttttaaaaggtgaaATGCATGGACGAGGAATCATGGAATTCCCTGACAGCTCAGAATATGAAGGAAATTTTGTGCACAATAGAAAAAATG GATATGGTGTAATGAGGACCCCATTAACTCAGTATGATGGAGGTTATCAGGGAAATATGAGGCACGGGGAAGGAAGAATGGTATATGC GCCAATGAGATATGATAAAACCag TAATGGTGACAGATACGAGGGATACTGGGTTGCAGACAAGAGACATGGACCCGGAGTATTACACTGTGCTGATGGATCTATATTTGAT GGAAACTTTGACAATGATGAATTCCATGGTCATGGTTTATACAGACATATATCAGGTGTTATATACGATGGGATGTGGCTGAAGGGTTTCCCTGCTAAGATGGCTAGTAAACTTCACATTGTCGTAGAGAATACACCCATGGTTATACGACAGGGAACACCTTTTACAATTACTGTACAATGTCTGAATGATGAGAATGAAGTGGTCGGAG atgaagGGAGAGAGATCCAGATTACAGCAGGATTTAAATATTACCAGCCATCTAAAGGTTCTGCTCTCTTTGATATGATAGAGGATGTAGAAGACAAACCAATAGATACACCATT TGGTTATCAAGTAGTACATTACCCACTGACCAATCAGGAGCAGGAAAACGATGGACCATCAGAAGAGGATGAAGAGCAGGAACTGTCACAATCTCAAACACAACTAGATCTGAAAG AAGATGAAGATGAAAATCAGAACAATAAAGAAGAAGAGACAAAAGAAGGAGAAGATGGAGAAAAATTGACAGAGAATGAGAAACAGGATGAAGAGAAGGATGATGGCGTAGATAACAGTGGTGGAGGGGTAGAAGAGGCAGATGAAATTCCTAATAACACAACAACGG AAACAGAATCCGTTCCACTTCCACCTCCAGTACCTAATTGTCGATCAGAGGAGGGTGTCTGTGTGTGGAGTGATGTGTATCTAGCACCAGCGCCACCTATGTACAGACCATTTGTTGCTATGGAAGAAGCAGAGAATGATAAGAAATCTTCATCAAGAGGGAAACCAGCTATCAACAAAG atgaTAGAAGATCATCCATTG TTCCAGAGCAGAGGAGGCAGACAATTCATGATCCTG GTAACATAGACAGAAGAGGATCGGTTAATAAGG ATTCTTCACCAAGACGATATTCCACGG GTGTTGTCAGACATAACACATGTAGCAGTATCAGTCCTG GATTGCAAAGAGTTGTTACAGTAGCAAAGCTTCCTTCAATTT TGGATAAAATGAGAAGACAGAAAGAAAAAGCTTTAGAAGAGAAATATGCAAAGACAG GAGAGTATGTGTTGATGGTTCATGATGTTACAAATCCACCATTCCTTGGTAGAACCATAGAGCCTGCTTTCTTGCTGCTTAAATTGAAACGTCCAGAAGCCAAGAAACGAACAAAGAAGGAAGGAAAGAA ATGGGACACATCACAGCACATCAGACGTTCTATGGTAGCCACAGAAGGGTCAGAGGATTGA